The following DNA comes from uncultured Litoreibacter sp..
GGGTGGTTTTGGACACGGACGGTGGCACCTCCTTTGACGCGTTTTGGGCAGGAACAGAGCCTTGTTCGGCGAGCGCGCGCAGCAAAGTCAGTTCCAGCTCCGCGTCCCTGTCGGGAACCGCCCGCAGCGTCTCCGCCGCCAGCTCTGCCCGGTCGGGATCGGCGTCAAACACCTTGCACAGCTCGATGCCCAGCGCGCGCGGCAGGACCTCGGGATGACGCAACGCGCCGTCCAACCCTTCCAGCACACGCGCAAATTGCCGGATATAGGACCGCTTCTGTTTCAGGGCCGAGGCATAGAGCACCTTCACCGCCTTGCCGGGCTCCATATCCATGTCCTTGGCGTAGGACAGCGCCAGCTGAGCCATCTCGCCAAACGAGATGTCTTTGCGCACCAGATTCTCGTCGACCATCTTGCGGTAGAGATCTTCCAAAGGTTCCCCGCGGGGAACCAGGGCGGCGGGAATTTTGGTGTAGCGCGCATCGCCCGTTTCGGCGGCCAGTTCGCGAAATGCGTTCAGCCGGCGGAACCCTTGGATCAGCTCATAGCCCGCATCCGTTTGTT
Coding sequences within:
- a CDS encoding ParB N-terminal domain-containing protein, with the protein product KKRSVFDINFEPDAEEADDKRFPAGNPGAPETKSFNVQGHPRQNDEPARRGPMASAISEAAEATQERAGAEAAIRAENDALAHEHVRLKKLGLITDLIDVSDVVITKLTRDRSANVDPELAELKDSIVAVGLSNPIRVEQTDAGYELIQGFRRLNAFRELAAETGDARYTKIPAALVPRGEPLEDLYRKMVDENLVRKDISFGEMAQLALSYAKDMDMEPGKAVKVLYASALKQKRSYIRQFARVLEGLDGALRHPEVLPRALGIELCKVFDADPDRAELAAETLRAVPDRDAELELTLLRALAEQGSVPAQNASKEVPPSVSKTTLRLNRPEGEARIIAQDGRVEIRLPRDFSAIDRERLQRGIETFLESLGE